The Panicum hallii strain FIL2 chromosome 5, PHallii_v3.1, whole genome shotgun sequence genome contains the following window.
ATCACAGAAAATTACAGTACAAGGGCATCCAAAAGAGGTATGAAgtatcaaattcagagaaaagattacaaactgttaaaactatggtttttagcagcggaaaacatacgtgataattacaatacgtcgttaagacggatgtcatgctaagcccaagcacgacatcgctcgataccatcgatgttggccgaggacggatcccattccacggaccaatctcctgaaagagcacagggccaaggcaagggaagagtagggtcttcaagacattacctgcaaaacatataactagcaaggctgagtatactaatactcagcaaggcttacccggaattgggtatacttagcccataactagacttatgaaagcttataatggttctgggtttagtttcagctgaaaagcaacaaagagtagatccttaatttcaaattttacctttcaggttctagttgattatccattctaggtgagcacctataactactcaagcatggtaagatctttagccaaacatcatctttaataatcataacattgctcttgttactctaagtggtaaagggatcaagcagtctcaatcttcgtgagaagcggacgattctgaatcgaatttcaaaccttgcaaggtaaacctaactcacacgcttggaacaccaaagggtcgttccgaagcaaccgtttgcctttcattccgactcgtggatcagatccaccacaagcgactgcaggaacatacgcacacccaatgtgtgcaggacatacgtctgtagcgcgactacaaaacccgtattcctggttgcccttgcaacacgtatttccccagtcgaaccaagtaaccagaagaaccaaatacatgtggtgggaggtatgtccactcctcgggccgattggctactaggcttaccgcttacccataactcacggcatgtggctagtactttcaaacgcttaacccgcactaccacacactgcgaccttatcagattcatcaacacagacggggtatcatctcgaccatgatacttcataaaactcccgtccggcatccttatagtggtaacaggaatgtaaacattacaattcctatatcgcgcgagtgacagggaatcacccgacttctaccggtcctattagcggagcatctatccgataaggactcgggagcattacatcggattcctaggatttatgcatctagggtttcatttcaactcctagacttaatgcaagatataatattgatagacatagattgcagtgtaaataaagtagtgggatatgtccggggcttgcctttactggtgggtctgaagtcagtaaagtcaatatcttccgaactttggttcgaggcttcagttaatcccttggtgacgttcatttgatcTTCAGGAAAATCCTCCGCCGACTCTGGGGAAATCTCGTAGataccgttgctgaagtagtcgtctctacatgtaatgcaacattacactcaaagtatgcacataaaactaccttacttcacaattcaattgcaatccagcattcaaatcacacactattcacataacaacccaaaagatttgaagttaaacttaaatagagctgtaggtggacaactaattagaatcggctacttgttgagggttacaacagagccgattggaaacaatagaggTTTAGCTGACGAAAAGGTGCATcgtgttcctagatgatcgatgaaagcatcgattacttcagcagggggatgattcctaaagcagttgtgtcttaactgagatgtgcttaagtgttattctaagtaactaagtgtggttgcatcggctcgattacgtcagcacaacaattgagtgacgcatagccgattggagtgtggttaagggtatatgattgATAGGTGTAAAGTCGAattctcagtcgataaattgactgatagaagtgtgtggacaaggatggggaaactaaggattgatcggtcatatttgaccgatacggaaaacgactagaatcggcttggatcggccgatagcaagaaccttaagatcgcgtgtgcatctccgatacatcaactctgtgtagtcgatgtaggacagaacaaaaggattgtatcggcagtagccgatactagaaaagtaacaaccgtatcagctgatcagccgatggtagaagtatcgactgacagctgttacatagaaacattctagactcaagggaagcggatgcttagcagttgAACTGATAGCCATTgcggaagcatagccgcagagatgtttaagctaagcaacaaaagcacataaactaacagggatccttttacgaaaaggatcttaaggaaacggtagtcaagacaaggttaaagtcttgatggcagggatataagCATTCGCATAacaggattaactagatatcacacatctctacttatgaCATAAATTCTATAGCTTATTCTTTAGCTATAACACaggcatacaatataaagcacaataaaacatttgttccctaacatttgatctaaaccacacatcaaagactttcacttcaaaatcacaatatataacTCGTAggttttgacctagggtttcaaacaaaactgatttcgtacttatatgaacttcttacgaaaatctataaaatgtagaagttcaccgatttgaaataaagaaagttttggaaattttacaaagaacaccctagaacttcctaaaacatagcaatcaagtccctggtccgggaaaatagataacaggaaaataatgacgatattccggcaagggaatcgccggtattaagaagattcagtgaatcagggcaaaccttggggtagccttggttatgaagaaggacacgcggaaagtaaattcccgcggtgaataggattggcaacgataagatgagctcggcgatgacgagattccgtggttgacaaAGGAGTTTGTCGGCAGAGTTGCCGTACTTGGTTGCattgaggctcctccgagctcgttacgcctaactgccgccttcgctccacaactcctccttccgactcgcctcgccgtaatcgtcaccttcgatttgcctcctctccttccagcttgctgcccctcgtgcatctcacgcagAAActctccaccgtaactcctcctgcgcgtgccgttgctcggcacgtcgtactccaacatcacctgctcatgcccgTGGGCCCACTTTGCTCCAGCCGCCCAACACCTACACACGCCACCGGTTTCTGCTGTGTTACCGCGCGTATATTCGCGCCACCCGCTTGGCGTCGCTCACATTCACTCTtgcactgccagccgtgccgctcaGGAGTTTGCGTCCACCTCCTGCGCGACATGCGCCTTAactcgcccgcgcgcacgcactcGCCCCCGTGCACCTCCATGCCTAATGCTGTCGTGCACGCCCTAGCCacatcacctgctcccgctcgcgtCTCGTCTactcccgagccgcgcaccaacgccggcctgccgccatcctgcgcacgctcgcgctCGCCCAGCTCCTGTACGCCACCGCCCTGCGCTGCTAACTCCTGCGTACACCGTCGCGCACGCACCCCCGCGCGCCCACATCTGCGCGCTCCACATTCGCGCTTGCGCcactccggccgagccagcgccgtctgcgaCGTTCTGCTCTTGGGCTCTCCGTGCACACACCTGCCCAGCCCCGCACGCCAGCTCGCGCCCTCGGCGCACGTCTGCTCAACCTCCACGCGCTTCAGAGCTCCGCTTGCGCTCCGCGCTCCGCTCACCGGCCTGCCTGCGCGTCGCTTGCCCGCATCACTGCCGCTCTGCGCCACCCGAGCCATGTCGCACCGTGCGCGCTCTCATGGCCAGTGCCCGCCAGCGTCCTGCACCCGAGCCGCTCCACCGCGTTAGCCACGGCCCGCACCAGCCGCTGCCCCCGCCTGCTGGCCCGCTGCTCGCCTGCTGTGCGCGTTGCCTCAGCGCCGGCCTTCgctcccgagccgagccgcgcctccgctcgctcctCGCACCGCGCACTCGCCCGCACGCGCCCCAcctggcctggggccgcgctcgccgctcgggccgcctgcctgcgccgcgcgcctggcccagtgccggccgctcgcctccgcctgccgcggcccgTGCGCGCCTGAGCCGCTTTTTGCcgagcgcctgggcccgccgctccctgcgcagcgcctccgctctcctcccgcggccgccgcctgcccgcgctgcgctcacccgggcccgccgctccgcgcgctgccgcagctcacccgcgcgccaccggctcccgcggcccgcgctcgccgagccgccgcgcagccgtgccgcgcgcgccccgcgtggggccgcccgcTCGCTCTGGCGCCAGCAAGCCCGCGCCtgggagccgcccgccgctcgggctgGCCTCGCGCCGCGCCGTCTGGTCCCGCTCGGGgtcgcccgcgcctggccgGATGTCGTGCTGCCCCTGTGCCGAACCGTGTataggaggagagagagggggggataAAGATAGAGGAGAAGTGGAACTGTGCTGCCGGTGGAGAAGAAAGGGACTGGATAAGAAAGAGCAGAGAGGAAGGACaagtgggattctccaagggcgtatGCGTAATTTCTGGAAATTGCAGGGATCTGTttgtaaaaccaaaatttcccgttgatttaaaacccgaatgaagaaatgcccgaaacgaaagttggagagtttttcaaactctacaacatttctttaaggctcaagttcaaaaactcaaaatttacatttttacgcgtgaagttttgagtaaaagttggatttgaattgcttttgtcctaaaaatgtaattttataaaattcaggacctaaatgcaagtatttatgacacgtcataatgacgggatagactcgtcataatggttggatagacatgtcataatgacttgcactttttacactttagtcctgagtaactttggaaattacttttgtaaatcaaacatttgcataaaaggacttgtacttttataaaattatgtaaatatccttatttttaccattttacccaaaatttttacacacttcaacacacacatttccagTGCAaccttttgaataaatatatatttttacaaaacgtaaagtaagaaaaacatatttgcaaaaccacccttgccttaatccaaatacattttacaaaaacaaccctaggtttttctgtaattacaaaaataccctttttatttgcacttttaaattttcaaaagcttcacataaacatacacaagctttacacttaacaaacacatatttcacactaacaaaatatatgcctagcattacaaatacacgaactgtcacagtatCGACTCCATTTCTGCAGTCATGGCTTTTCTCCAACACTTCTCTGTCAGTGCCTCATCAACACTCCCTGGCTCTTCTGCAGCTACAAAACACACTCCACTGTATTCAAACCCATGAACTTCTTCTGTTGAATCATTGAGATCTTGCAATGTGTGATATCTCAAGGCATTTCCCTCAGAGTCCACTCCTCCTTCAGTTGGAGGTGTTGCAAACTGCACATTCGGTGCATTCAGAGCTACAGGTGGTGTCGACGGCTCTGGTGACTGCGTGTTCTGCTCATTAAATATCCATGGACTGCCTGAGCCATTATTCTGAGTGGGAGACCCTAGATCCATCACTGAAAATCCCGGTGCTTCTGCTGACTGCCCAGCTGTATCCATTGAATCAGCTTGCACACTGTCAGACACTGTTGTTCGTCCGGCAATAGAGTAGAACTCCACTTCAACTCCTGTTTCAGTGCTTCTGTCTTGGTTTTTCTCACCCCAGCTCCATCCACGATGTTCTTCAAACACCACATCGCGTGACACTTGCAGTTTCTTAGTCACCGGATCATAAACCCGATAACCCTTTGTGCGTGTTTCATAACCAACAAATAGCATTGGTGTGGATCTGTCAGACAGCTTAGTCACTCCTGGTCCTGTTTTCTTGACATGGGCCACGCAACCAAATGTTCTCAAATGATCTACACTCGGTTTCTTCTTGTGCCAAGCTTCATAAGGTGTCTTCCCTTTGAGACTTCTGGTAGGAGCTCTATTCAATAGGTACACTGCTGTGTGAACTGCTTCTCCCCAGAACTCACTCGGCATTTTCTTGCTCTTGAGCATACATCTGGCCATCTCAACTATGGTTTGGTTATGCCGTTCCACAACACCATTTTGCTGTGGTGAGTAGGGAGCGATGGTAAAGTGCTTCAGGCCTTGCTCATTGCAGAACTCAGTAAAGTGAATTGAGTTGAACTCACCACCTCTGTCAGAACGAAACGCCCGAAGTCTGCACCCACTCTCTACTTCTGCCAATGTCTTCACCCGCTTGAAACACTTGAATGCCTCAGCTTTTGTCACCAGGAGCTCCAGCCACATGTACCGACTGAAATCATCCACCACAAGCAGAAAATAATTCTTGCCTCCAGGTGTGCTTGGCCGGATCTGACCACACAGATCAGTATGCACCAAGTCGAGTGGCTTCTCACCTCGATAGTTTGCTACCTTTGGAAATGCATGACGATGCTGTTTTCCCAATGCACAACCATCACAAAATTCCTCAACTCGGTCAATTACTGGCATGCCCTCCACCATATTCTTTGACCCAAGGTCACGCAATGCTCTAAAATTCAGATGGCCATACCTCCCATGCCATAGCCATGCCTTGTCTTCCTTCATTGCCACCAGACAAACAGGAGTGGCAAACTgcatcttcaacaaatagagaCGGCCCTAGGTGCTCTAGCTAGTAGACACCGATCAACATCATACAGATTGCAGAAACCATTCTCTATCACAATTTTACAGCCTCCCTCCTCTAATTGACCAAGGCTAACTATATTACTTTTCAACTTGGGTATGAAATAGACAGATGTGAGTACCTTGTGACCCTTGTTCCTAGTCTGGAGCAGCACCGATCCCATGCCCTTGATCTCGACCAATGATCCATCACCAAAATAGACTGTACCTCCCACAGATGTGTCCAGTGACGCGAGCACCGCACGGCACCCGTCATGTGATTGCTCGCACCCTTGTCGAGCACCCACGTGTCATCATCGCGATCCGCTGGAAACACCTCCTCCTCGTTGAGATGCACCACATGATGTGGAATGTGCACCCCAACTGGTTCAGCCTCGCGCCGTGGCACGACAGTGCGCACCGTGTCGACCGTGGCGAGCATGAGAGCCGGCTGTTCCTCGCCAGCCCGCACATGATGTGCCTCCTCACGCCGCTCCTTCCTGGGACGCTTGCAGTCCAGCTTCCAGTGCCCGTAGATTCCACAGTTACGGCACCTTCCCTTGCGTCGCGGTGTGCCCTCCGATGTCAGTTTGACGACGGGCTCCTTCTTGTCACCTTGCGACGTGTTCTTCGGCTTGGCCGGGGAGAACCCGCCTTGTCGATCTCCTCCACTCCCGGATGAGGATCCCTCCGGAGCAAGGCGGTGGCGGTACTTGGCGAGCCACTGATCCTCGGACAGGTACAGCTTCTCTGTCTTCTCGGCGACAGTGTCGACGTCGAGACGATCTTCAGCGGCGCGCAGACGCCCCACCAATTCTTCCACCGTCAGAGTGTTGATGTTCAGCAACATCTCAATCGACACAGCGATTTGGTTGTACTGCTTCGGGAGGACACGGAGGATTTTCTTGACGACGCGCGTTTCGCCCACGACCTCGCCGAGACCATGCAGCTTCTCAGCCAGCGAGTTGATTCGCAGGCCGAACTCGTCAATGAGCTCGCCATTCTTGAACTGGATGTTCTCGAATTCTTGCAGCAGCTTCTGTGCATGTGATTCTTTGACACGATTTGCACCCTGCCGCATGCTCTTGACTGCATCCCACGCCTCCTTCACCGTCTTCTTCGCCCCCAACGTTGTCCACATCTCCTTCGGCACCGAACGCAGGAGTACGATCATAGCCAGACGATCGTGGGCGCGCTTCACTCCCTTGCCGCCCTGCTCGATGACGTCCCAAACCTCCATCGCCTCGAGATTGCACTGCATCAACATAGCCCACTCGGAGTAATTAGAACGATCGAGCATCGGCCACATGAGCGACCCAACCGGGACGGCGATCTTCCCGGCACTTGACGATACGTCGTCGTCGCCCATCTTCTTCTCCGGCTGCCTTCTCTTGGGGATGATGTCCTTCTTCTTAGCTGGCTCCCTCGGTGGACTGACGGAACCGCTATAGAACATACACtaacggctctgataccaattgttgcCGCTGGCTGCCGGTGATGCAGCTTGGTGGTGATCGGCAACGAACACGACGCGCTCAGGGGCGCACGACGTTGCACTCGGTCTCTCACGCGCGAACTTTGTGGATCTCAACAGAACACGAGAGAGTGGCGCTGCCAAACGTTGCAGCCTTTTCGGTTATGCTCTTTGCTATTTATTCTCGGTGCTTACACGGTCTGAGACCCACGATCACCGCGCCACGCGCGCTCGCGCTGCGACGCGCCAGCCTAACGCGCGGGAACGCTCTTCATGCACGACGTGGCGGTGACCACTCTCGCTGCACCGTGAACGCAGCACGGTTTTGGTGGAACACCACACATGCAGCTATCTAATTGTGGAACACAAATATGCATCACTAAAACAGGTAACTAAACAATGCAATGCATGATCGTGCACGGGATTAGTTCAACACTACTTGACCGTGTACAAGAGTTCGTTTTATATCAGTTTATCTAACAGACAGAACACCCCTCAATTGCCATTCTTCTCCATCAACATCAAAAGCCATTCCTTCCTCGTGTCCATCAAAATCCATCAAAGATGTTTCTGCAGGGTTGATGTTGTTGATGGATAACGCACATGCAGGAATTCGATGCCGTGACACGAATGTCTCTCCTGGTGGCCTTTGCATCAAGAGATCGATCTGCCCTCGTCCGGGCGATAACTACTGGCAATTTGCTACAGGGACGTACGGGGGAGGATGAGGGAAGCGATGGATGACTCTTATCTGCTTGGTGTTTGCTCGTTGAAAATATAATTAAATGCATACTTTATAGGAAAAGGGGGACAGTCTGAATAAAAAAATGATAACTAATATAATCAAAGAAAGCAGGGTCTATTATTATCCGTTTATCCATTCTTGATGAAGAGGTGATCTCTAATCTTAAGCTTGCCTAACGAAAATTTGTGTTTATGCAAGCGTGGCCTACAAGCCGTGCATCTTATATATTTCAACAGAATGAAATTAATCCCAGTAGATATATCTCAATGAGACGCCTATTCTAGCACATTAAGAGATATGTTTTGGACATTGTAGAGCAAATACAATAAGATGCTTATAGCCCGCTTACATATATGGCACTTTTTGCCTACGTGGAGAAGAGAAACAAGATAAAATAAAAGAAATTGTGCTCGCCACTACACGTGCTCCAAAGCAAACAGACTAAATGCATTTAAAAGAGATATAGCCGACCCATTATATAATTAAGTGTGTACTGATGATAGCTCTAGATGATATGACAACAGTATATAACCAGCTGCTAactatattattattattagcCATGCACGGAGATTCAGGATAGAGACCAAAACCAAGAAGTGAGAGGCGGTGCCGTGCAGCAAAACCATGGCAGCGGCCAGCGGCCTACCACGGATGGCAGGCATGGAGTGCCAACAGTACAATGTAACAAGTTGGCACATGTCTTCCAGGTTAGGCACAAAAAAGTGTAGCAGGAAAAGCCCCTCGATCTGCAAATTCACACGCCCTATGATATGGGCCAAAGCTTGTTGTAGTGCTTAAGAGTAAAAGCAGCCTGCTGTTGGCGACGTACGTTGTCGTTAGAGACTGTAGCGATATGCTGAGTCAACCCGATTTATGATGCCTCTGGAGGGGACGACGACGGTGATTGTTGACTTAATTAGTGGTCACTTGAAACGCAGTGCGCAGGGCACCTAGTGTGCGTACATGCGTACTTGCCACTTGGCGTGTCAAGTCATCCTCAACCAAACAGCTAGCAATACTAATCATGCATCCAAGCATCAGACTTACACGCGTATAGCATTCAATAATACGGCCAACAGTACTCGAGATAGATCTAAGAGTAGTAGctagtttttcttttttataCAAATGATAAGTTTATACTCCATGAACTCATACTTGGTTGATTCGTAGTATTGTGTGCTATGGACGTCTGACgtcatcacccgcccctaaaaatggtaTTTCTAAGCGCGGATGACGCCATCACCTATCCATGAAAATGGTGGTCATTTGTAGTAACGGGTGATGGTGTGACCCATTCCTATAAATTGATTTGTAGGAACAGTTCATGGCATCACGTGTCCCTAGAAAATAATTTTTAGGGGCTGGTGATGGCATGACCCGTTCCTACAAATGGTCCCACGCAAAAAAATTATAACGTTTTATATGATTTtggatgaagtcaaactttatatcaaaattgtagaggttGACGAGACCTGAAACtttatagttgataactttATAGTCCAAAAGATTATTATAAGTATCTCATGGCTATGACTATATAGGATCccatacaactcaagtcatactttgaaATATACATAGCATACTTTTTCTGTATATATAGTTTacaataaccatagtgtagaagattcactttttttatttttttagaataaaatagaaaaatatttttaggggcgggtctTGGCGTCACCCACCCCTGAAAATTGATTTCTAGGGATTTCTAGGGGCAGCCGCTCCTACAAATCGATTTCGATTTCAGAGTTAATACAAAAGAATAGCATACCCATAAAGTCACAAGTGACTGTGTAGTGTAGTGGAGAGAAGGGTACACGTGAGGCTTGAGGTAAGCAGTTTGATGAACTCCGGTTAATGTAAGTGTGCATATTTTGTTAAAAAATTATACCTCTATAGTATAATTTTTTTGACAAAATATACAATTGTGTAGTGTGGTGTTGGGTGggatatttttttattttttattttgctgttttcaatttttttatatttttctggAAAATGATTCGTAGGAACAGGTCACATAAATCAATTTGTACGGACGGGCACGTTACCCGCTTCTTCAGATAGCTATTTGTAGCAGCGAGAAGTAGAAGCGGGTACtgcacccgcccctacaaatggtGTTTTACACTATAAAAATTGATTTGTAGCACCACTCCGTTTTTTTTCCAGGGGCGGGTCAAAATGTAAATCG
Protein-coding sequences here:
- the LOC112892555 gene encoding uncharacterized protein LOC112892555; translated protein: MFYSGSVSPPREPAKKKDIIPKRRQPEKKMGDDDVSSSAGKIAVPVGSLMWPMLDRSNYSEWAMLMQCNLEAMEVWDVIEQGGKGVKRAHDRLAMIVLLRSVPKEMWTTLGAKKTVKEAWDAVKSMRQGANRVKESHAQKLLQEFENIQFKNGELIDEFGLRINSLAEKLHGLGEVVGETRVVKKILRVLPKQYNQIAVSIEMLLNINTLTVEELVGRLRAAEDRLDVDTVAEKTEKLYLSEDQWLAKYRHRLAPEGSSSGSGGDRQGGFSPAKPKNTSQGDKKEPVVKLTSEGTPRRKGRCRNCGIYGHWKLDCKRPRKERREEAHHVRAGEEQPALMLATVDTVRTVVPRREAEPVGVHIPHHVVHLNEEEVFPADRDDDTWVLDKGASNHMTGAVRCSRHWTHLWELEHLGPSLFVEDAVCHSCLSGGNEGRQGMAMAWEHRHAFPKVANYRGEKPLDLVHTDLCGQIRPSTPGGKNYFLLVVDDFSRYMWLELLVTKAEAFKCFKRVKTLAEVESGCRLRAFRSDRGGEFNSIHFTEFCNEQGLKHFTIAPYSPQQNGVVERHNQTIVEMARCMLKSKKMPSEFWGEAVHTAVYLLNRAPTRSLKGKTPYEAWHKKKPSVDHLRTFGCVAHVKKTGPGVTKLSDRSTPMLFVGYETRTKGYRVYDPVTKKLQVSRDVVFEEHRGWSWGEKNQDRSTETGVEVEFYSIAGRTTVSDSVQADSMDTAGQSAEAPGFSVMDLGSPTQNNGSGSPWIFNEQNTQSPEPSTPPVALNAPNVQFATPPTEGGVDSEGNALRYHTLQDLNDSTEEVHGFEYSGVCFVAAEEPGSVDEALTEKCWRKAMTAEMESIL